The window CGGCTTGAAAAATTCCAGTTTCCCCTCCTTAACAAGATCCAAACCCCGGAGTGTGGCAGGCCAGCGGTCAGGATAGGAAAGAGCGTAGGCAATAGGAACGCGCATATCGGGCATTCCCATCTGGGCGATCACCGAAGTATCGTCGAACTCCACCATGGAGTGCACTATGCTTTGCGGATGGATCATTACATCGATCTTTTCCGTGGGGAGGTTGAACAGCCATTTTGCCTCTATGACCTCAAGCCCTTTATTCATCAACGTACTGGAATCCACTGTTATCTTGCTCCCCATTTTCCACTTGGGATGTTTTAACGCTTCCTTGAGGGTAACCTTCCCCAATTCGCTTGTCGGCCTTTTCAGGAACGGGCCGCCGGATGCCGTGAGAATTACTTTTTTTATCCGCTCCCTCGGCTCACCATTCAGGCATTGCCATATCGCGGAGTGCTCGCTGTCCACCGGGATTATCGCCGCGCCTGACTCCTTTGCCGCGTTCGTCATGATCTTGCCTGCCATTACCATCGGCTCCTTGTTTGCCAGCGCAACCCGTACACCCTTCCTTATCGCCGCCAGCGTCGGCATAAGTCCCGCGGAACCGACTATCCCCGAAACGACCACATCCACATCCAGCGACTCGACCATCTCTATCAGGCTCTCCTCGCCGGCAAGAATCCTCGTTTTCCCGGAAACATTCTTTTTCATCCGAAGATACGACGCTCCATTCGATATCGAGGCTATCCTCGGCTTGAACTCGTCTATCTGGCGCTGAAATGAGGCTAGATTGCTGTGGGCGGTGATACCGACAACCTCAAATCTCTTTTTATTGCGCCTAATGACATCCAGACAACTCTGCCCGATGGAACCGGTAGAGCCGAGTATGATAACTCTCTTTTTCAAAAGGAAAATCCTTTCAACTCGAGGAACACGTAGAAGACAGGCATCGCGAACATCAGCGCATCTATCCTGTCGAGAAGACCGCCGTGACCCGGAAGTATCGTTCCCGAATCCTTGACTCCAAAGAACCTCTTGAGCATGGATTCAGAGAGATCCCCGGCGGGCCCGACAACTCCTCCTATGAGACCTGAGGCGATGACTGTCGCGGTATCCGCTTCTTGAAAGAAAAATTGGGCGAACAGAAAACAGGAAGCTATGCTTAGTGCGACTCCGCCAATCGCCCCTTCTATCGTTTTCCCCGGCGATATTTTCGGAGCGAGCTTGTTTTTGCCTATCGCCCTGCCGACATAGTAGGCGCCGATATCTGCTCCCCATACGCCGCAACAGGCAAGAAGTATTAGCTTGTGACCATCCGCCAAGTCCCTTATCAGTATAGGAGCCGCGAGGCATATCCCTATATAAAATACTCCGAGCATCGTGTACGCAAGGCGCTCAACCCCTTTTTCGGGATCGGTAAGGGCCGAGACGAATATGGAGATTACCGCCAGTGAT of the Nitrospinota bacterium genome contains:
- a CDS encoding 1-deoxy-D-xylulose-5-phosphate reductoisomerase codes for the protein MKKRVIILGSTGSIGQSCLDVIRRNKKRFEVVGITAHSNLASFQRQIDEFKPRIASISNGASYLRMKKNVSGKTRILAGEESLIEMVESLDVDVVVSGIVGSAGLMPTLAAIRKGVRVALANKEPMVMAGKIMTNAAKESGAAIIPVDSEHSAIWQCLNGEPRERIKKVILTASGGPFLKRPTSELGKVTLKEALKHPKWKMGSKITVDSSTLMNKGLEVIEAKWLFNLPTEKIDVMIHPQSIVHSMVEFDDTSVIAQMGMPDMRVPIAYALSYPDRWPATLRGLDLVKEGKLEFFKPDAGKFPCLGLAYAALKKGGTSSATLNAANEAAVELFLGGKIRYIDIPRLLKKVLGKTAPKQDDNLSAVLEAGDAARELLLSYV
- a CDS encoding phosphatidate cytidylyltransferase; amino-acid sequence: MKRVITALILAPLFIILIWYGSFRIFASFIVMVSAICFFEYAQMAAVKGIEVFRLQGLILVLIVPLSFIGSLEPVFAVTSLAVISIFVSALTDPEKGVERLAYTMLGVFYIGICLAAPILIRDLADGHKLILLACCGVWGADIGAYYVGRAIGKNKLAPKISPGKTIEGAIGGVALSIASCFLFAQFFFQEADTATVIASGLIGGVVGPAGDLSESMLKRFFGVKDSGTILPGHGGLLDRIDALMFAMPVFYVFLELKGFSF